Genomic DNA from Providencia sp. PROV188:
GTTAAAAATGGGGTTTTGATCACGTTCTGTGGTTTGGTCTCAGGAAGCTTATAACATGACCATAACAAAAGTATGGCGGCTAAAAGAGCCAAACCCATAAAAACGGCTCGGTAACTACCTAGCCAAACTAAGCTGGCACCGAAAATCATCCCAAGAGCGGGGCTTATCGCTAAGGCGATACCCATCACAGAGAAAACTTTGGCTAACGTATGACCTTGAAAACTGTCACGCATCATGGTTTGTGTGCCAATAGAACCTACCGCAGCGCCAAACGCAGATAACATACGCAGTAACAGTAACCCATAGAAATGTGAGACAAAAAGTGTGCTTACAGAGGCAATTCCATACAGAAATAACCCAAGCAAAATAGTGGGACGACGACCAATCACATCACACATTCTGCCCCAAAATACGACACCAAAAGCGAAAGAAAAGAAATACAGCGAAAGTGTTTGAGAGGCTTGCTCGGCATTCACCTGAAATGCAGCCGCAATATCTGTTAACGCAGGGCTATATAGGGTTTCGACAATTTGCGGAAACATCATCAGCGCTATTGCTAAAGATAATGAAAGTACGCGCTCCATATTGATTTACCTATTTATTTTCAATGTGTGTGGAATGGCGCAAAGTTTAGTGGCTTTTTATTTGTCTTATTACGATAATAAAGACAATAAATATCAAAAAAGAGACATTTATGGCGTGGTTATTACAGACGGATGAGTTTCAAACTCACTGGTATGATACCCCCGTATTGGGGATTGCAGCCCAAATGGGGCAACATGATTCAGGAGCGCATACCCATGAAATGGGGCAGTTATTATTTACACAACAAGGCTGTATTCGCATTAGCTTACAGAATGAAATTTCGTTACTACCGCCAGGGAGAGTCGCGTGGATCCCACCATTTACACAGCATCGAGCACAAATGCGAGCTTCGGTAGGGTATCGGTCTGTTTACCTAAGCCAAGAATATGCAGAGCAAATCTCTGATCAGGTGTCTATTTTAAGTATCTCTCCTTTGCTTCGAGAACTGTTGGAACGCATCGCGGTGGCGCCTTTTGAGAGTGACTGGCGAGAAGGGAGACTAGCAAGGTTACTTCCTGTTTTTATTGATGAATTACAATGTGCAACAAAGGAACCTACGCTACTTTCTTTACCTCAAGACCGGCGTTTTAAGTCCCTTGACCTAGAGCGACTTCCTCCGCCTCTAAATCAATTAGCTCAAACGGTTGGTGCCAGTGAGAAAACGATTACTCGAGTTTTTCTAAAAGAGACAGGAATGAGTTATCAGGCGTGGCGACAACAATGGCGGTTTATCAAAGGGATAGAGTTATTAGCACAGGAGAAAAGCTATGGATTTATTACTCAAGAGTTAGGTTTAGCCAGTGACAGCGCATTTATTAGTTTTTTCCGCAAAATGAGCGGGATGACACCGCGGGAATACAGCGGTGAATCAAGACTAAAAAAATAGAATAAATATAGAATGTTAGACATTTAAAAGCCCCGAATCTTCGAGGCTTTAGTGATGAGTGAGTTAAATTATTTTTTGTCTAACTCAGAACTGAATTCACGTCTGTCGTAGCCAGTATACAGTTGGCGAGGACGCGCAATTTTCAGACCTTCATCGTGCATTTCGTTCCAATGTGCAATCCAACCAATGGTACGTGCAATCGCGAAGATAACAGTAAACATTGAAGATGGAATCCCCATTGCTTTCAGGATGATACCTGAGTAGAAGTCAACGTTAGGGTACAGTTTCTTCTCAATGAAGTACGGGTCGTTCAGTGCGATACGTTCTAATTCCATGGCCACTTCAAGCAGGCTATCATTTAAACCCAGCTCGTTCAGTACTTCATGGCAAGTTTCACGCATAACGGTAGCGCGTGGGTCATGGTTTTTATAAACACGGTGACCGAAGCCCATTAAGCGGAAAGAGTCGTTTTTATCTTTTGCACGTTCGATAAATGCTGGGATGTGCTCAACAGTTTGAATCTCTTCAAGCATACGTAGGCATGCTTCGTTAGCGCCACCATGAGCAGGTCCCCACAGAGACGCGATACCTGCTGCAATACACGCAAATGGGTTAGCACCGGAAGAACCAGCGGTACGGACTGTTGAGGTTGATGCGTTTTGTTCGTGGTCAGCGTGTAGGATCAAAATACGGTCCATTGCGCGCTCAAGTACTGGGTTAACCACATATTCTTCACATGGTGTAGAGAACATCATGTGCAAGAAGTTACCCGCGTAAGATAAATCATTACGAGGATAAACAAAAGGTTGACCAATAGAGTATTTATAACACATCGCTGCAACGGTCGGCATTTTAGACAGCAGACGGTAAGCGG
This window encodes:
- a CDS encoding citrate synthase; translation: MADNKAKIMTGSKGDFELDILSPTIGQDVIDVRALGSKGFFTYDPGFTSTASCESKITYIDGDKGVLLHRGFPIDQLATQASYLEVCYILLYGEAPTQEQYNTFKNTVTRHTMIHEQITRMLNGFRRDSHPMAVLCGVTGALAAFYHDALDVNNPRHREITAYRLLSKMPTVAAMCYKYSIGQPFVYPRNDLSYAGNFLHMMFSTPCEEYVVNPVLERAMDRILILHADHEQNASTSTVRTAGSSGANPFACIAAGIASLWGPAHGGANEACLRMLEEIQTVEHIPAFIERAKDKNDSFRLMGFGHRVYKNHDPRATVMRETCHEVLNELGLNDSLLEVAMELERIALNDPYFIEKKLYPNVDFYSGIILKAMGIPSSMFTVIFAIARTIGWIAHWNEMHDEGLKIARPRQLYTGYDRREFSSELDKK
- a CDS encoding multidrug effflux MFS transporter; this encodes MERVLSLSLAIALMMFPQIVETLYSPALTDIAAAFQVNAEQASQTLSLYFFSFAFGVVFWGRMCDVIGRRPTILLGLFLYGIASVSTLFVSHFYGLLLLRMLSAFGAAVGSIGTQTMMRDSFQGHTLAKVFSVMGIALAISPALGMIFGASLVWLGSYRAVFMGLALLAAILLLWSCYKLPETKPQNVIKTPFLTTFLHMLGDKRIFQNVMLIAFFNINLFSYYQLGPFIFEQLAFNQQQFGLTGILLAFGVGLGSLINRTLLTKKWSPEKLVKLASGVSLISGGLVYLLQGHIGFVLPIMGIVVGYGIAIPNILAHALDHYQDRKGTAGAILGLFYYLGLALGLMAAGEVQNLGLVLITSSLILVLVALKYRT
- a CDS encoding AraC family transcriptional regulator, producing MAWLLQTDEFQTHWYDTPVLGIAAQMGQHDSGAHTHEMGQLLFTQQGCIRISLQNEISLLPPGRVAWIPPFTQHRAQMRASVGYRSVYLSQEYAEQISDQVSILSISPLLRELLERIAVAPFESDWREGRLARLLPVFIDELQCATKEPTLLSLPQDRRFKSLDLERLPPPLNQLAQTVGASEKTITRVFLKETGMSYQAWRQQWRFIKGIELLAQEKSYGFITQELGLASDSAFISFFRKMSGMTPREYSGESRLKK